Genomic DNA from bacterium:
GCGTGATCCTGTCGCTGCCGAACTTCGGCGACGAGACCGGGGCCATCGCGGCACTCAAGGACTGCGGCGTGCCGATCTTCATCCAGGCCTACCCTGATGAGATGGACAAGATGGCTCCCGCCACCCGGCGGGACTCGTTTTGCGGCAAGTTCTCCATCATGGACGTGTTCTTCCAGTACGGGCTGAAGTTCACGATCCTGCCGCCCCACACGACGGCGCCCTCATCCAAGCGCTTCGCCGAGCAGGTGGACTTCTTCGACCGTGTCTGCCGCGTGTACAACGGCATGAAGGGCATGGTCGTGGGGGCCATCGGCGCGCGCACGACGGCCTTCAAGACCGTGCGCATTGATGAGCTGGCCCTGCAGCGGCACAACATCACGATGGAGACGCTGGACCTGTCGGAAGTTTTCTACCGCATGGACAAGCTGCGGGCCTCGACCAGCAAGTACAAGGCCAAGGCCGAGAAGCTCGCGGGCTACGCCAACTGGAAACGGGCGCCGGAGTGCGCTTTCGACCGGCTCACGCGGCTCGGCGTGGTCCTCGACGAGATCGTGGACGAGTACCAGCTCGACGCGCTGGCGGTGCGCTGCTGGGTGGAGATGCAGACCCAGCTTGGCATCTCGCCCTGTGTGCTGCTGTCGGAGATGAACGACCGCGGCGTACCCACGGCCTGCGAGGTGGACATGGGGAATGCCGTCACGATGTACGGGCTGCGACTGGCCTCGGGCAATGTCACTACCTGCCTGGACTGGAACAACAACTACGGCGACGAGGATGACAAGTGCATCCTGTTCCATTGCGGGCCGGTGCCGCAGACGATGATGACCAAGAAGGGCGACATCGTGGACCACGCCATCCTGGCCAACGCCGTGGGCCAGGGCTGCGCCTTCGGCTGCAACGTCGGGCGCATCAGGCCGGGGGCCTTCACCTTCGGCTCGATGCTCACCGAGGGCGGGAAGCTCAAGTACTACCTGGGCGAGGGCCAGTTCACCAAGGACCCGATTCCGGCGGACTTCTTCGGCTGCGGCGGCGTCGCGGAGATCCCGAACCTGCAGGAGGCGCTGATGAAGATCGGCTACGCCGGCCATCGCCATCACACCAGCGTCAGCCCCGGCTCGGTCGCCGCGCCGGTGCAGGAGGCCTTTGAGAAGTACCTGGGGTATGAGGTGATGAGGGTATAGAGGCGGGGTTCGGGATTCGGGGTTCGGGATTCGGGAATCGGGATTCGGGAATCGGGATTCGGGAATCGGGATTCGGGAGGCGGGCCGGCCTTGTGCCGGCCCGTCGTGCTTCCCGGAATGCGCTGTTCGTGGGGTCCGTCTACTGCATCAATACAATGCCGGGAGACCGCCGATGAAACGCTTGTGCTTCGCCCTGCTCATCGCGCTGTGCGTCGCTTCCCTCGCCTCCTGCCAGCCGCCGGCCGGGCAGGCTCCGCCGCGGCAGTTCCAGCCCCCGGAGGACCTGGAGTACAAGCCCGATGTCGTCTTCGCCACCGTCAACGGGCGGGATCTGCACATGACGCTTGTGTATCCGAAGCAGCCGCCGAGCGTGCCGATGCCCGTGGTGGTGTGGGTGCATGGCGGGGCGTGGCGGGCCGGGTCATACAAGGGCGCCGGGCAGCTCATCGGCCTGGCGCGGCAGGGCTACTTCTGCGCCAGCATCGAGTACCGCCTCAGCCAGGAGGCCATCTTCCCGGCGCAGATCGAGGACTGCAAGGGGGCGCTGCGGTTCCTGCGCGCCCATGCGCAGGAGTACCGCCTCAACCCCGACAAGATCGGCGTATGGGGCGGCAGCGCCGGGGGGCACCTGGTAGCCCTGCTGGGCACGTCGGGCGGGGTGAAGGAGCTGGAAGGGGACGTGGGCGGGAACCTGGAGCAGTCCAGCGCCGTGCAGTGCGTGGTGGACTTCTTCGGCCCGTCGGACATGACGACCATGATCGCCGACCGGGGCGCCCGCATCCTGGTGGATCAGGCCACGGGCCTCACGCCGGAGGAGGCGCTGATCGGCGGGAAGACCGAAGAGCATCTGGAAGTGGCGAAGGCCGCCAGCCCCGTCACATACGTGGACAAGTCGGACCCGCCCTTCCTGATCGTGCATGGCGAGGTGGACAAGACCGTGCCGATCAAGCAGTCCGAGCGCCTGGACGAGGCGCTGCGCGCGGCGGGCGTGGACTGCACCTTCATACGGGTCAAGAACGGGGGGCACGGGTTCGGGCCGAACTGCGACCCCTCAGCGCAGCAGATCAACCAGATGGTGATGGAGTTCCTGAACAAGCATCTGAAGTAGCGGGGGCGTGGGGCGGGGTCAGCCCCCTGCGGGACCTGCGGTCCCTCCGGGGACAGACCCCTGGGTGACTGGCGTAGTGACGCAGGGCTGGGGCGGGGTCAGCCCCCTCCGGGACCTGCGGTCCCTCCGGGGACAGACCCCTCGGCACAGGCCCAGCGCAGGCCGCAGCGCTCGCAGCTCTCAGTGCACCGGCAGTCGAACTGCCCGGCGTGGATGCCCGCGATGGCCGCGGCCGCGTCGCGCTCCGCCTGCGCCGTCTCCTCTTCAGTCAGGGGGACGATCTGCGCGCGGTCCAGGTAGGCGATGAGGGCGGCGCCGACGGCGCGGCCGAAGGACCGCAGGCCGGCGCAGTACAACCCCAACTGGAAGACGTGGTCCGCGTCGGCCTCGCCCTCCGTCTCATAGCCGGTCTTGTAGTCCAGCGCGCACAACGCCTGGCCGGTCTCCGCCACCGCGTCAATCTTCCCCTCCACCAGCGCCCCCTGCAGTGCGAAGGCCACGGGCACTTCGCTGCGCAGGCCCGCGGCCACCGCCACGCGGTCGGCGTAGACGGGCTGGGCCAGGTACCACCGCAGGCGGTCCAGCATCTCCTGCCGGTCATCGTCAGCCACCATGCGCCAGCCCAGTGCCTGCCGCAGGGCGTCGGCGGCTTCAGGGGGGCCGTCGCGGCCGATCAGCTCGAGCGCGCGGTGCATGATGTCACCGCGCTCGGTCGCGGGCAGCGAGCGCTCCTGCACGGCCGTCGCGCCCAGCCCGCGGTCATCGGCCAGGCCCGCCAGATAGCGCAGATAGTAGTAGCGCGGGCAGCGGCGGTAGGCGGACAGGGCTGTGACCGTGAAGCGCTGCACGGCAGCATGGGCGAGCGGCTGCGGGACCAGGCGGCGGAGCACCTCCGGCGCGTCCGCTGGCGGCAGGGCCGGGGTCGTGGGGCCGCGGCTGTGCGAACCCGTCAGCTCATCCGTCGCCATCACGTGCACGCGCACCCCTGGCATGGCACACGTGCCGGCCTCGGGGTCCAGGTCCATCGCCCCGGCGAGCCACTCGTACCAGCCCTCGGCGGAGCGGTGCCCCAGCGCCGTGCTGAGCACGAGGCGGTCGCGGCAGCGGGTCAGCGCGACATACAAGAGGCGCTTGCGCTCGGCGAGGTCTTCGGCCTGGTCAAGCTCGGCCATCAGCCGCGCGACCGGCGGCCAGGGGCGCTTGCCGCCGACCTCGGGGCAGGCGATGAGCCCGAAGCGGCGATGGGTGCGGACGGCGCTGCCACGGCCGCCGCCGTCGTGGGCGAGATCGGGGACGATGACGATGGGCCACTCGAGGCCCTTGGCGGCGTGGACGGTCATGAGCTTGAGGCAGTCGGCCTGCTCCTCGACGACCGGGGCTTGGGCCATGCGCTCCTCGGTGGTGACGAGGTCGCGCAGGACATCAATGAAGTCGCGCAGGCTGTAGTTACCGGCCGCCTCGAACCCGGCGGCGATCTCGATGAGCTTGCGGACGTTGCCGATCTGCTGGTCGCCGTCGTAGAGCCCGGCGACGGCGGCGGTGTAGCCGGTGCGCCGGACGGTCTCGGACAGCAGGGCCGAGAGCGGCAGGCGGTTCTTGAGCCGCCGCAGCGTGCGGAACTGCTCCCAGGCGAACGCGGCGTGGGTGGCCTCGCCCGCGGCCAGGGCGTCCTGCTGCGGGTGCCGGCCCTCGGCCACGAGCTTGAGGCCCTCGGCCAGTGTGTCCGAGCCCTGCTTGAGCCAGAAGAGCGTCTCATCCGACAGGCCGAACAGGGGCGAGCGCAGGACGCCGGCCAGGGCGATCTCGTCACGCCAGTTCTCCAGCGCCGCCAGGAGGTTCGTCAGGTCGCGGACCTCCTGGCGAGTGAAGAAGCCGCGCCCGGCGGAGGTGTGGTAGGCCAGGCCGGCCAGGCGCAGCGCGCGTTCATAGAGGCGGATGGAGGTCGTCGCGCGGAAGAGCAGGGCGATGTCGCGCAACTGGCACGGCCGGGCGCGCTCCTCGCCGTCGTCGTCGCGCTCGTACACCTGCAGCTTGCCCAGGTTCTCCTTCAGCCACGCCGCCAGCGCTGCGGCCTCCGCCTCGCGACGCTCCTCGGCATTGGTCGCCGCGTCGGCGCGGGCCAGCACGATGTCACAGCACACGTCGTCCTCGGGGGCGTCGCGGTGGGCCTGCAGGGGCTCGTAGAAGGCCTCGTACGGCTCGCGGCCCTCGTGGTCCGGACCCATGAGACGGGGGTCGGCGAAGAGACGGTTGTGCAAGTCCACCAGGTGCGGGTGGCTACGGAACGTGACCGCCAGGCGCTCGCGCTCGGAGCCCTCGGTGGCCCCGAAGTCGCGGCGCACGGCATCGAACACCGTGACATCGGCATCGCGGAAGCGGTAGATGGACTGTTTGGCATCCCCGACGACGAACAGTTTGCCGGGGGGCGGCAAGAGCGGGGCGGCGGGCGGCGGTTGCAGTTGCGGCTCGCCGCTGGCCACGAGCCAGAGCAGGTCACGCTGCAGGGAGTTGGTGTCCTGGAACTCGTCCACCAGCACATGCTGGTAGCGCTCGTGGCAGTCGCGGCGCACGCGCGCGTTGGTGGCGAGGAGGTCGCGGACCAGCACCTGCAGGTCCTCGTAGTCCAGGCGGGCCTCCTCGGCCTTGGCCTGCTGGAAGGCGTTCAGCGCGTGGTGGGCCTCCAGGTAGACGGCGGCGGTCAGCTCCGCGGCGGGGGTCGGGTCGGCGTCGTCGTCGCTGCACAGATCGCCGATGCTGTCAGCGGGCTCCTTGCCCTTGTTCTTGAACTGGCGGCAAGCCTCGGCGACGGCGGCCATCTCGCCCTCGCTCCAGCCCTGGCCCTTGCCCGGAACGTTGCCGAGGGTGGA
This window encodes:
- a CDS encoding UvrD-helicase domain-containing protein, with translation MRRDPADQDVRLRAAQTIDRNIFLDAGAGCGKTQALTARYLSLLQAGVDIADIVAVTFTNKAARDMKARLRRECEREALATDDAETAALWQHRARQLENAPISTIHSFCTSLLRRYALRAGLDPGFAVMDEVQHSLLLQETLRRSLLDRLDADEPSAATAVAALGLQGALEAVRKLVRAREAWQAELEAPPTAADLLARWAAEQDNITRERLNLLVMSPAWMRHAATLREHRGSDSQDRLEGLRVDLLALIGGAENRAAALPDRLACLARISTLGNVPGKGQGWSEGEMAAVAEACRQFKNKGKEPADSIGDLCSDDDADPTPAAELTAAVYLEAHHALNAFQQAKAEEARLDYEDLQVLVRDLLATNARVRRDCHERYQHVLVDEFQDTNSLQRDLLWLVASGEPQLQPPPAAPLLPPPGKLFVVGDAKQSIYRFRDADVTVFDAVRRDFGATEGSERERLAVTFRSHPHLVDLHNRLFADPRLMGPDHEGREPYEAFYEPLQAHRDAPEDDVCCDIVLARADAATNAEERREAEAAALAAWLKENLGKLQVYERDDDGEERARPCQLRDIALLFRATTSIRLYERALRLAGLAYHTSAGRGFFTRQEVRDLTNLLAALENWRDEIALAGVLRSPLFGLSDETLFWLKQGSDTLAEGLKLVAEGRHPQQDALAAGEATHAAFAWEQFRTLRRLKNRLPLSALLSETVRRTGYTAAVAGLYDGDQQIGNVRKLIEIAAGFEAAGNYSLRDFIDVLRDLVTTEERMAQAPVVEEQADCLKLMTVHAAKGLEWPIVIVPDLAHDGGGRGSAVRTHRRFGLIACPEVGGKRPWPPVARLMAELDQAEDLAERKRLLYVALTRCRDRLVLSTALGHRSAEGWYEWLAGAMDLDPEAGTCAMPGVRVHVMATDELTGSHSRGPTTPALPPADAPEVLRRLVPQPLAHAAVQRFTVTALSAYRRCPRYYYLRYLAGLADDRGLGATAVQERSLPATERGDIMHRALELIGRDGPPEAADALRQALGWRMVADDDRQEMLDRLRWYLAQPVYADRVAVAAGLRSEVPVAFALQGALVEGKIDAVAETGQALCALDYKTGYETEGEADADHVFQLGLYCAGLRSFGRAVGAALIAYLDRAQIVPLTEEETAQAERDAAAAIAGIHAGQFDCRCTESCERCGLRWACAEGSVPGGTAGPGGG
- a CDS encoding alpha/beta hydrolase, with the protein product MKRLCFALLIALCVASLASCQPPAGQAPPRQFQPPEDLEYKPDVVFATVNGRDLHMTLVYPKQPPSVPMPVVVWVHGGAWRAGSYKGAGQLIGLARQGYFCASIEYRLSQEAIFPAQIEDCKGALRFLRAHAQEYRLNPDKIGVWGGSAGGHLVALLGTSGGVKELEGDVGGNLEQSSAVQCVVDFFGPSDMTTMIADRGARILVDQATGLTPEEALIGGKTEEHLEVAKAASPVTYVDKSDPPFLIVHGEVDKTVPIKQSERLDEALRAAGVDCTFIRVKNGGHGFGPNCDPSAQQINQMVMEFLNKHLK